The following DNA comes from Triticum aestivum cultivar Chinese Spring chromosome 3D, IWGSC CS RefSeq v2.1, whole genome shotgun sequence.
CGACTGCTGGTATGAACAGTTGCTCTCATACTGTGCGTCGTCTTCTCTTATGTTGACACCTGTTGTAATTCCCTTCAAAGGGAAAGTTGTGCATTTCCTCCTAAATCACCCAAATATGGCCCCCAATCCTCCCAAAGATGTTTGTGCCTGCAAAACGAGCAACGAATAAAGGTTTCTCTATTTTCTGTGCATATCGGTTGTGAAATAGCAAAAACTGGTGGAACCTGGTGTTAAACCTAGCAAAATACCCTCATAAACCCCTATATAAAATGGATCAATCGTCGACAAGCCGTGTTGCTCCGCCTGATGCCATAGCGCACGAACCGTGATGTCGGTGCCCCCAAACGCCACAGCTAGCGCACGCATTGGCACAAGTGCATCATGCAGTTGTCGCCTTCCTTGTCTTGTCGGCCGATGGAACGGCCAAGTGTAGCAACCTACACCAATCGTCGAAGACCGCACACGACCGGACAGGGAAGGCCATCGGAGACGATGGGAATGAGTCTAGTTCAACCAACTCGGAGAGTTTTGGCTCAGCCTGCAAATTTTGCAAAGAAAAAAACATGTATGCAATGATGTCATCGCAAAGTTGGTCAACAAGTCCCATGACAGCGGAATACAACGCCCAAACGTATCTTATGAATGTCGTTGCATGTTGATGTGAGCTTAATGACCATAATTCGGGTATTCTTGCGTGAAGTTACCAAAGTGAATTTTCCCGACAAGTCCAGTGACATTGTTTTACTCAAACCAGATGAATAGAAGTTGGCCGCCATTTTCACATCGTGCATTGATATTGGTACACATCATGTGTAACCACTTATTGGCTTTGCCATCCATGACGCTAGTGTTGGCAACatgattgaaaggatcgatatagttgactagaggggggtgaataggcaactaacaatttttatcttttcttcatcaatttaaagtttgcatcaaagtaggttgtctagatatgcaaataggtgagcaacctatatgatgcaacaacaataagcacacaagcaagcaagagatatagcacaaataagcttgcacaagtaaaggcacgagataaccaagagtggagccggtgaagacgagggtatgttaccgaagttccttccctttgaggggaagtacgtctccgttggagcagtgtggaggcacaatgctccccaagaagccactagggccaccgtattctcctcacgccctcacacaatgcgagatgccgtgaatccactattggtgcccttggaggcggcgaccgaacctttacaaacaaggttggggcaatctccacaacttaattggaggctcccaacgacaccacgaagcttcaccataatggactatggctccgcggtgacctcaaccgtctagggtgctcaaacacccaagagtaacaagatccgcaagggattagtggggggaatcaaatttctcttgatggaagtgtagatcggggccttctcaaccactcccgagcaaatcaacaagtttgattggctagggagtgagatcgggcgaaaatggagcttggagcaacaatggagtttagggttggaagaggtagtcaactagaggaagaagacaccccttttatagttgagagaaaaatccaaccgttatccacctaaccAGCCCGCGACTTGCAGTACTACCGCccctgacaagcggtactaccgcacggccatgcggtactaccgctgcaacgGCAGGAACTAGAACAAGCCTGAAGCACAGAGGCTGAGAATGGTACTTCcacaagcgcggtactaccgctcccccttgcggtactactgcaaggcaggaatggcctagcctgggaagggcgcggatgaataaaaatacatccgtgcctacttccgctgaaaagcaaacgatgcaaaaatccgacacggtactacagctggaggagcggtactaccgcatggcagCTGAGCCAGGCCGCGCGCGGTAATACCGCGCacaaggtgcggtactaccgcggaggcgcggatgtaaaaaattacatccgcccctactaccgcaaagCAGCGGCACTTGGCCTGGGGGCTATGCTACTACGGCTCCAgatgagcagtactaccgtgggctcctgcggtactaccgcgccgaggtacggtactaccgcaggtgcttgcggtactaccgctctagggaGCCGTACTACCACAAGCCCAAAATCAGCAACCAAGACATAATGCAAAGAggataaacggaggatgctccaaagcgcaggggaaaggtggagacaaggaagaaaacgtgtacgtgatgattccacccgaacctttccgacgcggaccccctcttaacagtacgactttcctacgactcaaattcaccaaaaagaaacgtagaaaaacgccgtcttcaatagtcttcgaggggcaccaaaccgtctagtgcctagcgatgaaacgtctgagaaactcaaggcacacgattagtccgcaaaagcattgtcatcaatcaccaaaacaccttagggataaatatgcccttacaatgatCCTCAACTCCTTAGTGAACCTTGCGAGCTCAACTTGCTCGGCCTCGATTGTTTCTCTCATTGCATCCATATTTGCCTTCTCTGTCTCAAGCTATGTCTTCTCTCTCTCAATGGACATCCTCTCCTTCTCAAGTTCCACCTTCGTTGCTTGGATCTCTAGTTCTTCATGAAGCCCTTGTATCTTTCCTccattctttcttttcttcttttttcactTGTGACCTTTTTGTGGGAGATGATCTTCGTCCATGAGGACGACAACTTGCTCACCGCCCCGGCATgcttcgccctctctttctcccaCTTCCTTCCCCTAGTTCTTGGCATGCAGGTACATGATGCAACCCAACCCCAGAGCAGTGTGGTCAATTGACCACACAGGTTTTTGGCAAATCCTTTGTACACAAGTAGAAATCATGTATTTTTTATAAAATTGGTGAAAATACATGTATTTGACATCACTGATTTGAAATGACATCACTGACTTCTGATCCTGGCACCGCCANNNNNNNNNNNNNNNNNNNNNNNNNNNNNNNNNNNNNNNNNNNNNNNNNNNNNNNNNNNNNNNNNNNNNNNNNNNNNNNNNNNNNNNNNNNNNNNNNNNNNNNNNNNNNNNNNNNNNNNNNNNNNNNNNNNNNNNNNNNNNNNNNNNNNNNNNNNNNNNNNNNNNNNNNNNNNNNNNNNNNNNNNNNNNNNNNNNNNNNNNNNNNNNNNNNNNNNNNNNNNNNNNNNNNNNNNNNNNNNNNNNNCTTGCCTCTCATGTCCATCCACCCCAACTTATTGTTAGGAGCTTGAGCCATCATTGATTGTTTACTTCTTGATGCAAGATTGGAGTTCTCACATGTCGAGATCCTTCCATTTATCTACCTTGTCCAACTTGATCCAACAATGAGCCAAGATAAATGGCTCTCCCTCATTGTTTTTGTTCAATGTTATCGCCAAGTTCAACTAGCAAATGAAATACATGTGAAACATAAAAATGACTGAAACACATGGTGAAAATTGCAAGTGAGCAAAACTTGTAATTTTCATCTAATAAAAATAAGTCATAATGTTCTTCCAATAGGTTGAACCCCACATATTGGATCAACTCTTAGCTCCACTCATGCCACACACAAAAATTGATCCTCCTTCGTCATGTATGCACCTCTCTTCGGTTTCTTGGTTTATTCCACGGCCTCAGTCACGTCCATGCTGCACAAATCCATGCAACGCACACACTTAGCCGTGTCCATGCTGCGCAAATCCATGCGGCAAGGACGACAGCTGCTTCGAGGGTGGGGAATGACACCGAGGGCAGATGGCAGGGAAAAACGGCGAAGGTGGTCAAGGTGGGAGTTAGGCACGGGCTACAATGGGtggagaaagaaggaaggagagaggcGAGAGTAGGGTTGGGTTGTTGTGATGTGGGGCACAGATAGGGTTCTCCGGGATGATATATTTGAGATGAAAGTGGGGGATTCAGCAATCTGGacgtttagggcatctccaatgccgtGCATCAAATCAGATAAACCAAACGTTATCAGACACTGGTAGCAGAGCCGGTCATCCAAAGCGGTTCGCCAAATGTCCACCTCTATTTTTTCCTATATCCAAAGCACTCAAAATAATTAAAGATAAATATCATTCTTGATCCATAATCATGATGTGCAAATATTCCAGTGCAACAATGATTCAAATATAAATATTACAATCCAAACATGAACTTTTGcaaatagttcaaatttgaattcaatttATTCAGACACATTTTTTAGTTCTCCCCACGAAGGACCCACAAATGCTCAACAGATCATTCTGCAGTGCTTATGAGTTGCTCGATGGCGAATATGTTCATCAAACGTCGTCGGATTCTGCCCTGGAAATTCGATAGGATCACCCATCTCCTCAAATTTCATATGGTGACAAACTCTATTACGCACATGCTCCACAATCATATAtccatgttgtgcatgatcacacaagctgtcatcacctcccacaacgtCTCTAGATCCCATATGTTTGCAGGTCCTCAAACAATTGCAAAACGGTCTTGGAGCACTCCacatgccctctccacatcctttctATCTCCTTGTCTTTCGGCAAAGTGAGATCTTTTCTCACCCCTTGGATCAAAGATGGTCTTGAGAAGGTCCCACGAAGGATAGATACCATCACGAAGACAATATCTCATGTTGTAGTCATGACCATTAATGATATAGTTGCACCAAGGAGCTTCTCCCACACACAACCTTGCAATGGAGACCGCTGCAACACGTTGATGTCACTGTAAGACTCAGGCATCCCAAAGAAAGTGTCAAATCCAAAGTTCTTGTGATGCAATTGCTTTAAGAATGGTGATGAGCTTCTTACATTGCCTTTTGTAGAGCATATGGAAAATTCTTCCATTgctaatgcatgcaacctagtgaTCCAAGCATATCATGTTTGCTTCAAACTAAACAACATAAACGTCAataattttggctatagcatttggTGTCCGCCATGGACGACAATGTGCAGGGGCCAAGGGTACCTGGTAGTGGCCGGACCAGGGGTGGAAGGGAAGCGTACGCAAGTCGAGGCTGCCACTCAGGTTGAGCGACAGATGTCCAGCAAGGCCTGAGCGGCGGAGTGGTGCTACAACGGCGACGACGGTCTAAGGCTACGGGTGGGATTTCTTTAAAAAAACAACTTGAACTTTATTAATTAGCAATAATGGTTACATCGTCTATCAAGAGAGTTACAAGATTTTTCATGGGCTCCTCTATCCAATCGCTAGTCATCTAGTCATGGAACATTTTGCTAATCTAGCAAGCGCATGAGCTACTTTATTCGCTTCCCTGTTACAATGTTCAAAACTAGTTTGAGGAACATCACAGGCCATAAAAAAACAATCCTCAAAAATTGCAGCAGCCGCTCCCGCAGACTGTCCTCCGTTGTTCATTGTGTCAATGACCTCCATATTATCAGAATTGATAATTAGACGATTGCATCCCGTCTTTTGTGCCAACTGTAAGCCAAATCTGAGTGCTACCGCCTCCGCTGTCAGAGCATCTGCACAGTACTGAATCCTCCAGTTACCACCTACTATGAAGTTTCCTTTGTCATCTCTCATAACAGCACCCGCTGTGCCTCTTAGCTGATCATGATCAAAAGAAGCATCCACATTCAATTTAACAAACCCCCTAGGAGGTTTGCACCATCCTTCATTCTTTATTTTTGCTTTAGGAGAGTGGGCATTTACATAGTTCGCTGTTATAGCCCTAATCCCCATCGAGGTCTGGGACGCCTCTTGAGACTTACCCTCATGGACTAGTTTCCGTCTATTCCACCATAAATACCAAGCAGCTATAGCAATTAGTTCCCCTGCATTCCGGGAGCCCAAGATGTGTAGTTCATGATCAGGCATAAGGAGTAAGAATTCAAGGACTGCCTCTCCTGCACGATCAATGACGCAGGCTTTTTTCACCACTTCATACAACCCCAAATATTCCCACACTTCCTTTACCTTCTGGCACAGAAATAATATATGTTTCGTGTCTTCTGGCCCATCCAAACATGTTGTGGGCATATTGGCTGAGTTTTTATATGTCTGTTGGCCAATGTAACGCGACACGGTAGGGTCCCGTGAAGTGTCCGCCAAACAAAAGTTTTAACCTTTGCCGGACAAGCTAATTTCCAGATCTTACCCCAAATAGGATTGACGTTACTTCTGCCCATGCCATTCGAGTATTCCAACTTCCTCCCATGTTGCTTATTCCATTCCTCCAAATAAGCTGATTGTACAGTGAATAAACCGTTTTTTGTATAGCTCCATGTAATAAAGTCCGACATATTATGCATAGGTATCAGGATCGCTAGTACTCTACGGGCATCAATTGGCCATAAAGTTTGTCTCACCAACTCTTCATCCCAACCATTTGTGACTGGGTTAATAAGATCAGAAACTTTCGTCAGTAGATTCCCCCTTCTAGGTGTAATAATTTTTCTGTCTGCACAATTTGAGATCCATGCATCTCTCCATATGTCAATATTTTCTCCCATTCCCACTCTCCATATATAGCCGTTCTTGAGAGAGTCCACTCCCGCCATAATGTTTTGCCAAGTAAAGGAGGCGCCCTTTTTTAAAACTACGCTCATCAAATCACCTTCCGGAAAATACTTTGCTCTTAGGATTGTTGCACATAACGATTCAGGattatccacgagacgccacgctTGCTTCGCTAATAAAGCCAGGTTAAAACAGTGTATATCACGAAAACCCATCCTCTTTGGTCTTTTGGAACACACAACTTCCACCATGCCATCCCTTTTCTGATTGTCCTCGTCACCCCATCAAAATTGTGCCATCACGTCTATGATTCCTTTGCAAatctttttaggaattttaaagacggacatTGATACTATTATAAACATGCTGCCGGTCCATCAAAACTTCCGTAAACAAATGTCTGGATGTTTATGGGCGTTTTGATGCACCACACTAGAGATGCCCTTAGGGGGTAGGGTAAGCCCTTGAAGCGGATTTTCTGCCCAAAACTGTCCACGAGCATACGAGGTGGTGTCCTTGGAGATACCCTTGTTTTCtcaagaagaaaagaagaattaACGGACTTATCATTAACTGCTCTTCATATGTTTCTAAAAAGACTGCTGACGGATCTGATCTTGTAAATTAGAAGCCGTGGACTATGCAGGAAAGCTGCAATACTCCTGGAGTAATCAGACGGCAGTAGCCAACAAACAGACTACAATGTTCACCACTTAAGGTTGAAGGTTTGTCTGTTTCACCACTAAAGCTTGAAGCTTGAAAACCTACTTCAATGGCAGGTGTTCAACTACTTGAAACAATTAAAATTGTCATCCCAGTAGCTGACATATTGCGGTTACTTGGATGACGATCTGCGCTTCTTTTTGGAGCGTGATTCTTCGTTGCTCGCAACATATGACTCGATTTTCACATTTTCCTCAGCTTCACTATTTCTGAATTTCTTTGCCTTTTTCTGCAAATAGGAATAATGCAATTATTTGATACTATTATAGTGGACTAACAGCACATACTCTCCCTCAAAAAACACAGCTCGAACGCCAAAACAAGTTTAAAAGAACAGACACGAACTAAAAATGTAAAGCATGAAACAATAACGGCTATGTACCTTTAAGGATTTTGTGATATCAGCAATCTCGTTGTCATTAGTACTTTTGGCAGATTCAGATAGACCAGCAGTGTTCTCCTGAAACAAATAACAAGATTTAGTAACTCTGCAAGAGAAAGAGAAGCCCACTGATACATAAATAAATACACAGAAGGAAAATCTGACCTTTGGTGGAACAAATGCAGcttctctctttcttttcttttcttctgatTTCTCTGATTGCTTATCTAGCTTCTCTTGCCATTTCTTAGCTGACTTCTTCTTGTCACTCATGAAATACTCACCACTCTCCAGTTCAAGATCAATCTACATCCATATTGACAAATTAAACAATGGTTTCACATAACTAAATAAAACTATCCAGCAGAAATGAACATTTACAACCCCCAACAGTACAAGAAAAAAAAATCTATTGCCTACATGTTTTGCTTCACTCAAATTTAAATGGGGCATGCTACGCGTCGGGTCGCGAGCCGTTAGATTTGCCGCATCAAGCGGCCGAGCGCACCCCACCATTGCAACACAGATCTTGTTGCAGGATTATTTGTGCAACACATGTCTTGTTGCAGAATTTTTTTGCAACAGttgttttgttgcattttttgcAACTGAGTTTTTGTTGcaaatttttttttttgcaactgTGCTCTTGTTGCAGAAAAACTTCGAAAGAGAAGTTTTGTTGCAAAACGTAGACCTTTGCAACACTACATATGTTTCAGAAACATAGCTCCTGTTGCAGAAGCGCGTTCGACAAAGGATGGTATGCGGGCTCTCACTGGGACACGTGCAATGCAGGGGAGGTGGCGGACGCGGCCGCTGCGATCCGCCGGGTGATGGTAAAGAGTTTCCCAATTTAAATAGCTTGCAAAATAACATTAATGAATTATCTGCATAGGATGGACAGCTGCTGATGCTATTAAGACAAAGGTGCAGGACAAGACCGCTAACCACATAACAAGTCATGAATGAACTGGTGAAATCAGTATGGCAAACTGTACAACAACCCTGGAAACAATGAGTGAAACAAACAATTGACTTTACCTTGCTAGGCTGCTGAGGCGGCGGAAAGGGTGTGTATTGTTTCTTCTCCTTAGTATTGGGCTTCTTTTGCTTGACATTCTTTCTGGAGAACAGAAAATAATGAAGTGTAAGATGCACAATGTACCTTTTAGAGGAGCAGAAATATGATGCAAGTTCCTTACTTCTTAAAGTTCGGTAGAAACCTGTCCCAACTTTCAGTGGCTAGGGCAGGATTTTTAGCCAGCTCACGTTTAATAAGGAGTTCCTGCTTAGTTTAATAACATTCCATAAGAAATCATATTTTACATTCCTTCAGAGATTATATctaaaaaacaaaacaaatcaccTTAATGTGGTACACTGGATGCTTTATGTTCTTTATGCAATCCTCTACAATCTTCCGGACCTGTTTCAGTCCCTTAAAGGAACCCATGGCAGCCACAGTATTTCCCTTTCATGATGGAAAATACACAATAATGGCAGTTAATAACACCAAGATACAGAGTTGAAGGAGGTGGACCCACAATGTAACTTTAAATGCAGTGCAAGGTAAGAAATGAAGCACACCTGTACTAAGATGTAGCAGCCAGTCAAAATCTCTATAGCCTGTAGTAACATAAAACATGTTAAGAAAGGGCTGTCTATTGTTCTGAAAGAGATTCATCCATAGGACAGCAACCATGTGAGATATTTACCTTAAGGGTGGACAGGTTAGGGCCCAAAAGGCGTTCTCTCCTTTTGACAAATCTTTCCTGTGGATAGCACACCGTTAGTTTACTGAAACCTCAAACCATCAAAAAATAGTTTACTGAGGCTAAAATATTACTTCATTAACATTGGCAACAGAACACAAATAAGTCCTGATGCCACATACTAACAAGTGATTCTCAGTGCAAACTTAATAAGAATAATTACATAATACACTGGATCACAAAAAGAATCCTTGTTTGATTGGTTTCGTCATTTTACTTTTGGCAATGCAAAGTTTCTCCTAGCAAATGCAAATCTTGTCTTTGCAAAGTTTCTCCTAGCAGAATATTAAGGTAATCAAGATAAAATCAAAGCAATCCCTTCAAACAAACCAAGAGGTACCAAACTGAAGTTGAACAATGAAACAAAGTGTACCTTGTTTCTTATGATGCTACCAATCTTGACAATATCACAGTTCATCTCATCATTGAGCACTTTAATTGCCTGTGGGAAAACACAATAGAAGTTTATGGATGAAACTACTCCTGAACAAGGCGTCAAGGTGTGTTGGTGACCATACAATAGGTGCAGGCAGAAGTAGGCCACAGGTGGCAAAAGACACAATATACCCTAATTGGGTAGGGAAACCGCCCCCCTCACAATTTCAATACAGCCGCCACAAGGCATATAATAATTAATAGAATATGCATAACAGTTAAGGCTTGGTAACAGAAACAATGCATACTTGGGGTGCAGGGACACTTCGCGACAAGAGCTTTATCAGGTCCCTGGCCTTAAGAATAATGTAGGGGTCCCTGGTCTTCCTGGTGGTGGAAACCGTCATGGATCCTTCCACCTATGCGCAAACCAAGAGAAATACCACAGAATCGTGTCACTAAAAATCAAGAACACCCCAAGGTCCAAACAACCGTAGCTGGTCGTGGCATACCAAATTGAGCTCGCATGAGACTCCAAACTCCTTCAGTGCGCCCTTGACGATCGGCCATGTCTCCTGCAGGTACTTCTCTGCGCCCCCAAACAACAAGCCGCATCAATCCACAGATTCAGTGACTAGAAAACTACAACTAGCTCCTAAAGAGCAGCACGAGAATGAGGGTGAGGGCGGGATTGGGCACCTCGGTACTGGGGGAAGAGGGTGGAGAAGGAGCTGACTTCCAGCAGGCCGCCCTCGTTCCAGGAGGGGTCGAACTTCTCCACCGTCCAGCGGTCGATGTTGGGGTCATCGTCCCACGGCTTCTCCTTCTTGTGCTTCCCCTTCCGCTGCCAATTCTTCCCCTCCGTACCTTCGGCCGCCGCATTCGCTTCGTCCGCCGACGCCATGACGGCCGGGAGGAATAGGATTTAGGTGGGTTTCGAGGTAAAGGggctcgaggaggcggtggtgtCCAGGCTGCGAATTAGGGTTGACGATTGTACTGCCGCCGACGGGAGGGGAGGAGAGTGAGGGGGGATTAGAGGAGTGGGAGGGTTTGGGCTTGGGCCTTCCGGGTTTCGGCCTAGCCGCCTGGTGGTGCTGCCCGACGCTCAAAAATTAAAAGCCCAACTCTGGTGAGAGCGGCCTTCCTGCACGCACAGCATAATTGGTTTGCTACTAAAAATTGACATGCCAATGTTTGGCATTGTTCCAAATATTGGCTACTACTTGGTTGGTTCTTGCCTATCTCACACAAAGTTGCCAATAGTTGGCAAGTCTTGATATTGCAATATTTGGTAATGCCAACACTTGGCAAGCCAAATATTGACTGCAAACCAATTATGCTCGTAGTGCCAGCTGATCGCACCTCAAATTCGTTGAAACGGGGAAAGTGTACATACATTGGCAGATACATGTGAATACCCTTGACCACGTCGGTCTCGTGGGGTGCACTTCTGACGCAAAAGGAGCCTGTCCGCAAAGTGTGCAGTGAGGTACTTGTACCTCACTGTTTTCTGTAAAGTTGCCTGGGAGACGTAGATGGGTTGTGTTGTTCCTCTCCTCCATCTTCTCTCGTCCTAACCAGTTCGTCCGCCGTCCTGCCCAATGCACACACATCAGTGTAATCAAAAAAAGGGATCGACTGAAAGAATGGATGTTGGAAATTACTTACTGCCAGGTTCAGGTACAAAATCTGATAGTTTTGTTAGTGGCAATGGTGTGTCCTGGCAATCTGTGGTAATAATTCTTTGTTTCTGGTACTCTGTTTTTATCTGATAGATTTGTTCGTGGCAATTTGAAAATTGCTAGCTCGCTGTGTAGTCTCTTCGATTTATCTGGTGGGGAAGCTTTTGTCAGggagaaattaaactcattaaGCTACGCGGGAAgggcggccaaccagctatgccatgTGGCGTAAGCTGGTTAGCCACGGTGAGAACTCTTTTGGAAATTTTTTTTAGATAAAGGTAGGGATTATTTTTtacatgtattttttttctttttagatggaggTAAGGACCTCTGGTATTTTTTAAATGAAGGGTTATGCAAGGTGGCACTCGCTAGTAGGCTGCGGTGgtaatttctttttttttcttagaTGAAGGTAAGGATTTTTTTTTCTGAGATGTTTTTTTAGACGGAGGCGAGGACTTTATGTATTTTTTTAAAAATGAAAACATGCTCACAACTTCCTCTTAAGGGGCGCCACAAGGTGGCGCCACAaggtggcgccccaaccactagttatGATATATGTGGACTTGGGCAACCTCTGACCGCTGCTGCGCTTTGTAGGTACTATGGTCTTACGTGATAAAATGAATTGAGGGCCCGTGCTGCACAAACCCTGCGGCTTGTCCGCTTGTGTGAGGTCATGTTGTCAGTCATGGTCCTTCCAATATGCATATACAATAGCCAACGTTCATCTATACTCTAACTAGCACGCTTCCCTGATTCGAATCGCGAAGTTGCTGCCGCCGTGGATGCCGTGCGTGCAGCTGCCGCTGCGTGCAGCGATGTACTTCTCCAACTCTGATGTTTGATATACGTCTGGTCCTTCTCTTTCCACGTGCTCCTTCGCCGTTGTCTCAAAAAAAACGTGCTCCTTCGCCGTTGTCTAAAAAAAACGTGCTCCTTCGCTGTAGCAGAGGTGGTCCACCATAGTTCAAGTCTTTGACTTAACATTGGTGcttgcatttttctggatttattccagACCTTTCGGTGATATGAGTTCAGTGGGAGGAGTTCCGTCGACTACGAAAACTTCTGTGGCAACTTCGTTAATCTCAATATAatgtgccggctcagtctcttAGAGCTGTTCATAGGGTAGGGTGTGTGTGCATACATGCGTTCATAGGGATGGGTGTATGTGAACGACTTTaattgtactatgttaaaaaaagagaTAGCGGTGGCGCACGCAGGTCGTGAGAAATTAGAAGAAACAGGAGGAGGAACATGCGATAAAGAGTGGAGACGGACGACACCAAGAAGGGCACCGTGTGGGCAGGAGAAGGACAGTAGCAGCGCCGAAGGCGCACCTGTGGCTCGTCAGAGGAGAGGGGTCGGGAGGGGAACGGATGCGGCCTAGTATTTATTTTTACTAAGTGACCCTCCAAGAAACTTAACCCGCTTGCTTACCCCAAAAGTTATTTTAGAATTTGGGCCCCTCATTTGCACCTAACCATTAGGCGCTTGCTATACACGTGAAGGCGCCTTATGTCAAGGCGTTTTTGACCTCCGCTGGCCCACGTCGTCAGTTATGTCGCCAGTGTGGCACTTACTTGTCCCGCCCGACGGAAAGGCGCGATATCAGTATTGATTGTAGCGACAAACCGTTAGGCGCTTTTCACAGTTTGCACACCTTTTATTAGGCACCTTTCATGGCTTGCAAGCCTTTTATTAGACACCTTTGCAACTCGCTATGTCTTTGTATTAGGTGGTTTTCATTTACATAGACCGGCACCTCGGACGTTTTTCCTGGCTGCCACTGTAGT
Coding sequences within:
- the LOC123078815 gene encoding KRR1 small subunit processome component homolog, which codes for MASADEANAAAEGTEGKNWQRKGKHKKEKPWDDDPNIDRWTVEKFDPSWNEGGLLEVSSFSTLFPQYREKYLQETWPIVKGALKEFGVSCELNLVEGSMTVSTTRKTRDPYIILKARDLIKLLSRSVPAPQAIKVLNDEMNCDIVKIGSIIRNKERFVKRRERLLGPNLSTLKAIEILTGCYILVQGNTVAAMGSFKGLKQVRKIVEDCIKNIKHPVYHIKELLIKRELAKNPALATESWDRFLPNFKKKNVKQKKPNTKEKKQYTPFPPPQQPSKIDLELESGEYFMSDKKKSAKKWQEKLDKQSEKSEEKKRKREAAFVPPKENTAGLSESAKSTNDNEIADITKSLKKKAKKFRNSEAEENVKIESYVASNEESRSKKKRRSSSK